The Rhizobium leguminosarum genome includes a region encoding these proteins:
- a CDS encoding Gfo/Idh/MocA family protein, translated as MSEVRVAVIGASGWMGRVHTMAYQTFPHFFGVSDGTARIVALVEGPSKTAGDLSHRAPGARILQDWNLAVADPDVDLIDICLPDHLHYEVAKAALLAGKHVYCEKPLANTAAEARELADIAREKGVITRVGHAFPRNPVHDLAKDIIQSGEIGEIKLFRGCQHVDMYGDPNAPFMWRGDGKLAPTGIVGDTGSHIFSFMDFLVGRVSSLIADNLIVTPRRPVVEGLAYGEQVKLTGNETWADITNPDATNLLCRFENGAGGIVDFSRVATGRKFMQTYEIYGTKGSIAYTYDEINRLRFYSNDDLTGRRGFREIDVGPENPTFRAFLPLPNFGLGYNESKIIEVAEVIRSIVANRPMWPTFDTGHHICQIVDACMESSRQRRWVDIPLG; from the coding sequence ATGTCTGAAGTCAGAGTTGCAGTGATTGGCGCATCGGGCTGGATGGGAAGGGTCCACACGATGGCCTATCAGACCTTTCCGCATTTCTTCGGAGTGTCGGACGGAACGGCACGGATCGTCGCTCTCGTCGAAGGTCCGTCGAAGACAGCCGGGGACCTTTCTCACAGGGCGCCGGGTGCAAGAATTCTTCAGGATTGGAATCTCGCGGTCGCTGATCCGGATGTCGATCTGATCGATATCTGCCTGCCTGACCATCTCCACTACGAGGTGGCCAAGGCGGCCTTGCTGGCCGGCAAACATGTCTATTGCGAGAAGCCGTTGGCAAACACCGCCGCCGAGGCGCGGGAACTGGCCGACATCGCCAGGGAAAAGGGTGTCATTACCCGCGTTGGACACGCCTTTCCTCGGAATCCCGTCCATGATCTGGCGAAAGATATCATTCAATCCGGCGAAATTGGCGAGATCAAGCTATTCCGCGGCTGCCAGCACGTCGACATGTATGGCGATCCGAACGCGCCCTTCATGTGGCGGGGCGACGGAAAGCTTGCGCCGACCGGGATCGTCGGTGATACCGGTTCGCACATCTTCAGCTTCATGGATTTCCTGGTCGGCCGCGTCAGTTCCCTGATCGCCGACAATCTCATCGTGACGCCGCGCCGGCCTGTCGTCGAAGGCCTTGCCTATGGCGAGCAGGTGAAGCTGACAGGCAATGAGACCTGGGCTGATATCACCAATCCCGATGCAACCAATCTGCTGTGCCGGTTCGAGAACGGCGCCGGCGGGATCGTCGATTTCAGCCGTGTCGCGACCGGCCGCAAGTTCATGCAGACCTATGAAATCTATGGAACGAAAGGCAGCATCGCCTATACCTATGACGAGATAAACCGGCTGCGCTTCTACTCCAACGACGACCTGACGGGACGTCGCGGCTTTCGCGAGATCGACGTGGGTCCTGAGAACCCCACTTTCCGGGCTTTCCTTCCTCTGCCGAATTTCGGCCTGGGCTACAATGAAAGCAAGATCATCGAGGTGGCCGAGGTGATCCGCTCGATCGTTGCAAACAGGCCGATGTGGCCGACATTCGATACAGGCCATCACATCTGCCAGATTGTCGACGCATGCATGGAGTCCTCCCGGCAAAGGCGCTGGGTCGACATCCCGCTGGGCTGA
- a CDS encoding FAD-binding protein has product MTTDVPQEILDALTDVDMPRLPTEPGRSDVVRLAGVEAPIYRAGCVVVGSGAAGLRAAVELKRRGDDVVIISQSAWGGTSACSGSDKQTLHTANTTDQGDNYKAMARAIRSGGAMDEDTAYVEAVGSSRMMASLQFLGLPLPQDPLGGTLRYQTDHDEVGRATSCGPRTSRLMVKVLAEEAIRLGVPFYNQTTAVKILTEGAGGDRHVVGIVAMRASDRREENPLGLALFFSGVIVLAAGGPGELYRDSVYPNGCFGSLGLALDAGVELVNLTESQFGIGTRREGFPWNLSGTYVQAIPHIYSVDAEGAEHHFLAEYYRSTQELASNIFRKGYQWPFHATRMLDFGSSLVDLAIFRETAAGRRVFMDFNRNPLPGDLSFSLERLDEDVRLYLGKAGADQDMPIDRLKHMNPLAIELYRRSKIDIAEEPLEFAVNNQHMNGGIMVDTWGRSSLGGCYAVGEAAGTHGVTRPGGAALNAGQVFGTRAAEHISASGRAKRSAADDIADIAEAGIADLLAVLRTESPHTVKSIRSQVQARMSEKAGILCDQESVSGALLEARKLNAEIRDNGVAYGRAAEAVRGVQWWHMALASEAVLSALDFFIRNGGGSRGARAICDAEGESLPLARSGPLQDYRFQKEREAHRKEQIVVRLDGNEIRLSTRANRTFDESARSFFERDWPAWLTGRIYDLGIDE; this is encoded by the coding sequence ATGACCACAGACGTTCCGCAGGAAATTCTTGACGCACTGACCGATGTCGACATGCCGCGGCTCCCAACCGAGCCCGGCCGTTCGGACGTGGTCCGGCTCGCCGGCGTCGAGGCGCCGATCTATCGAGCCGGTTGCGTCGTCGTCGGATCCGGCGCGGCGGGTCTGCGTGCGGCGGTGGAATTGAAACGGCGCGGCGACGACGTCGTCATTATCAGCCAAAGCGCGTGGGGTGGAACCTCGGCCTGTTCGGGATCGGACAAGCAGACTCTTCACACGGCAAACACGACCGATCAGGGCGACAATTACAAGGCAATGGCGCGCGCCATCCGCAGCGGCGGTGCGATGGACGAGGACACGGCCTATGTCGAGGCTGTAGGCTCGTCCCGGATGATGGCATCACTCCAGTTCTTAGGCCTGCCGCTGCCTCAAGATCCGCTTGGCGGGACGCTCAGATATCAGACCGACCATGACGAGGTCGGCCGCGCCACCAGTTGCGGCCCGCGCACCTCGCGCCTGATGGTCAAGGTGCTGGCCGAGGAAGCGATCCGGCTCGGAGTGCCGTTTTACAACCAGACCACCGCGGTAAAGATCCTTACCGAGGGCGCTGGCGGTGACCGTCACGTCGTCGGGATAGTCGCCATGCGCGCCAGCGACCGCAGGGAGGAGAACCCGCTGGGCCTTGCGCTGTTCTTCAGCGGCGTGATCGTGCTCGCCGCCGGCGGGCCGGGTGAACTCTATCGCGACAGCGTTTATCCCAACGGCTGCTTCGGCTCTCTCGGATTGGCGCTGGACGCAGGCGTCGAACTCGTCAACCTGACCGAAAGCCAGTTTGGCATCGGAACACGTAGGGAGGGATTCCCGTGGAATCTGTCAGGCACCTACGTCCAGGCGATCCCGCATATTTACTCGGTGGACGCCGAAGGCGCCGAGCATCACTTCCTGGCAGAATACTATCGCAGCACCCAGGAGCTGGCGTCGAACATCTTCCGCAAGGGCTATCAGTGGCCATTTCACGCGACACGCATGCTCGATTTCGGCTCGAGCCTGGTCGATCTGGCCATCTTCAGGGAGACCGCCGCGGGACGGCGCGTCTTCATGGACTTCAATCGCAATCCGCTGCCGGGGGACCTGTCGTTCAGCTTGGAAAGACTGGATGAAGACGTCCGTCTCTATCTCGGCAAGGCCGGTGCCGACCAGGACATGCCGATCGATCGGTTGAAGCATATGAACCCGCTCGCGATCGAACTCTATCGCCGCTCCAAAATCGACATTGCCGAGGAGCCGCTGGAATTTGCCGTCAACAATCAGCACATGAACGGCGGCATCATGGTCGATACCTGGGGCCGCAGCAGTCTCGGCGGCTGTTACGCGGTCGGAGAGGCGGCGGGCACACACGGCGTGACGAGGCCGGGTGGAGCGGCGCTCAATGCCGGGCAAGTCTTCGGTACGCGCGCGGCGGAGCACATCAGCGCGAGTGGCAGGGCAAAGCGGTCGGCGGCAGATGACATCGCCGATATCGCAGAGGCGGGCATCGCCGACCTCCTTGCGGTCCTTCGGACCGAGAGCCCGCACACCGTCAAATCTATCCGTTCGCAAGTACAGGCGCGAATGAGTGAAAAGGCTGGCATCCTCTGCGATCAGGAAAGTGTCAGCGGCGCCCTGCTCGAAGCACGCAAGCTGAATGCTGAAATTCGCGATAACGGCGTCGCCTACGGTCGAGCAGCGGAGGCGGTTCGCGGCGTGCAATGGTGGCATATGGCGCTTGCTTCGGAAGCCGTGCTCAGCGCGCTTGATTTCTTCATTCGCAACGGCGGCGGCAGCCGCGGGGCGCGGGCGATATGCGACGCGGAAGGCGAATCTCTCCCGCTGGCGCGCTCAGGACCGTTGCAGGATTATCGCTTCCAGAAAGAACGCGAAGCGCATCGCAAAGAGCAGATCGTCGTTCGTCTTGATGGGAATGAGATCAGGCTTTCAACGCGTGCGAACCGCACATTCGATGAAAGCGCCAGATCCTTCTTCGAGCGAGACTGGCCAGCCTGGCTGACCGGTCGCATCTATGATCTTGGCATAGATGAATAA
- the xth gene encoding exodeoxyribonuclease III, translating to MKIATYNVNGINGRLEILLRWLKEDVPDVVCLQELKTDDARFPRKEIEQAGYGAIWHGQRSWNGVAILAKGKTPILTRRGLPGDPDDTHSRYIEAAVDGILVGCLYLPNGNPFPGAKFDYKLRWFRRLQDYAAELLELEVPSILAGDFNVMPTEIDVYKPERWLDDALFRPEVREAYAHLVAQGWTDAVRHLHPGERVYTFWKYWRNSFERDAGLRIDHFLLSPAVAPLLRSATVRRKPRSWEHTSDHAPVMIELDVSEAGADL from the coding sequence ATGAAAATCGCAACCTACAATGTCAACGGCATCAATGGGCGGCTGGAGATCCTGCTGCGCTGGCTCAAGGAGGATGTCCCTGATGTGGTCTGCCTCCAGGAACTGAAGACAGACGATGCCAGGTTTCCGCGAAAGGAGATCGAACAGGCCGGCTACGGCGCCATCTGGCACGGACAGAGATCCTGGAACGGGGTTGCCATCCTGGCGAAGGGCAAGACACCGATACTGACGCGTCGCGGTCTTCCCGGCGATCCTGACGATACCCACAGCCGGTATATCGAAGCTGCCGTCGACGGCATCCTGGTCGGATGCCTGTATCTTCCCAACGGCAATCCGTTTCCAGGAGCAAAGTTCGATTACAAACTGCGCTGGTTCCGCCGTCTGCAGGACTACGCCGCCGAACTCCTCGAGCTCGAAGTGCCTTCGATCCTGGCCGGCGACTTCAACGTCATGCCGACGGAGATCGACGTCTACAAGCCGGAGCGATGGCTGGACGATGCCCTATTCAGGCCGGAAGTGCGCGAGGCCTATGCTCATCTCGTCGCCCAGGGCTGGACTGATGCCGTGAGGCACCTGCATCCGGGAGAGCGCGTCTACACCTTCTGGAAATACTGGCGGAACAGCTTCGAACGTGACGCCGGGCTTCGGATCGATCACTTCCTGCTCAGTCCGGCAGTCGCCCCGTTGCTTCGATCAGCAACCGTCAGGAGAAAGCCGCGCAGCTGGGAGCATACGAGCGACCACGCGCCCGTCATGATCGAGCTCGACGTTTCCGAAGCTGGAGCAGATCTGTAA
- a CDS encoding GFA family protein — translation MAARWTGGCLCGSCRYEFDGDPPHSGYCHWDMCKKATGGPFAVLVQARIDDLAWTADTPTSYRSSPIATRGFCGKCGTPLYLQYDGDELIRVTVGSLDRPEKISPAGHYGVESRLDWADCGGGLPEEETQERF, via the coding sequence ATGGCAGCGCGATGGACTGGCGGCTGTCTTTGCGGATCCTGCCGGTACGAATTCGACGGTGATCCGCCGCATTCGGGATACTGCCATTGGGATATGTGCAAGAAGGCGACGGGAGGCCCTTTCGCGGTCCTGGTTCAGGCGAGGATCGACGATCTTGCCTGGACGGCCGATACGCCCACATCGTACCGATCGTCGCCGATCGCCACGCGCGGCTTCTGCGGCAAGTGCGGAACACCACTCTATCTTCAGTACGACGGCGACGAACTGATCCGGGTGACTGTCGGCTCGCTCGACCGCCCGGAGAAGATCAGCCCTGCGGGACATTACGGTGTGGAGAGCCGCCTTGATTGGGCCGATTGCGGAGGGGGACTTCCTGAGGAGGAAACTCAGGAGCGCTTTTAG
- a CDS encoding response regulator, producing the protein MTAITIGVVDDHPLFREGVTRSLSEISGFIVVGEGASSDDAAMIASDNHPDIMLLDVSMPGGGLSAISDVLARSPTTKVLMLTVSEEVDTLLGALQRGAMGYVLKGVGSRGLAEAIQTVLRGSRYISPTMSAKVMENSLNGGTSDKSSLTPREREVMDLVAQGLSNKHIGLRLSLQEKTVKHHMTQILSKLGASNRTEAALQWRERR; encoded by the coding sequence ATGACAGCAATCACCATCGGCGTCGTGGACGATCATCCGCTTTTTCGCGAGGGTGTAACGCGTAGCCTGTCGGAGATCAGCGGCTTTATCGTCGTTGGCGAGGGGGCCAGCAGCGATGATGCCGCGATGATCGCTTCGGACAACCACCCCGACATCATGCTCCTCGATGTCTCGATGCCCGGCGGTGGGCTGTCTGCGATCAGTGACGTGTTGGCGCGGAGCCCTACAACGAAAGTGCTGATGTTGACGGTATCCGAGGAGGTGGACACTTTACTGGGAGCTCTGCAACGGGGCGCGATGGGTTATGTTCTGAAAGGTGTTGGTTCGCGTGGCCTCGCCGAAGCAATCCAAACCGTCCTGCGTGGCTCGCGATATATCTCGCCGACGATGTCGGCGAAAGTCATGGAGAATTCGTTGAATGGCGGAACCTCCGACAAAAGCAGCCTGACGCCACGGGAACGCGAGGTGATGGATCTTGTCGCTCAAGGCTTGTCAAACAAGCATATCGGCTTGCGTCTCAGCCTGCAGGAAAAGACCGTGAAGCACCATATGACCCAAATCCTGAGCAAGCTCGGCGCCTCAAACCGGACCGAGGCGGCTCTACAGTGGCGCGAACGGCGCTGA
- a CDS encoding sensor histidine kinase: MNWLRRWNARSLASQFFIAGGLISIAAMLVVGLFVSHLIEETVIHNSGAATALYVDSVIAPLLPDMQTESLLDEASALALDETLGQGALGKRLVSFKLWRSDGTILYSNEKELVGRKFAVSDKLQRAFAGSLVARYEIASDPESDKERALGKPLMEIYNPVLQPWSGQAVAVLEFYETAEGLGDSLAHARLRSWGAVTALTATFFLVLSVLVFRGSRTIEAQRKDLKERVTELSALLAENRGLQRRLQRASQRAAALNETYLRSIGADLHDGPAQHIAYASLRLDSDVLINASTQPEAREKELAWIRSSLAEAMTEIRNICSGLVLPHIEKSSITEIVTRVVEAHQHKSESHVETVIDEDGPELPPAVKICIYRFVQEALNNAYRHGGGVQQAVRAVSHKGHVRVEVSDRGDGFDPTEVRPTSLGLVGLRERIDSLGGSFDIKTGEGGTTVTMIFEPMEVGE; this comes from the coding sequence ATGAATTGGCTTCGCCGCTGGAATGCCCGCTCACTTGCCTCCCAGTTCTTCATTGCGGGTGGGCTCATATCGATCGCCGCAATGCTGGTGGTGGGCCTTTTCGTGAGCCACCTCATCGAGGAAACCGTCATCCACAATTCGGGAGCGGCAACGGCGCTTTATGTGGATAGCGTAATCGCACCGCTCCTTCCCGATATGCAAACAGAATCACTGCTTGATGAAGCGAGTGCTCTGGCTCTGGACGAGACGCTCGGCCAGGGTGCACTCGGCAAACGCCTTGTTTCGTTCAAGCTGTGGCGAAGCGACGGCACCATCCTCTATTCGAACGAGAAGGAGCTGGTGGGCAGGAAGTTTGCGGTCAGCGACAAGCTGCAGAGGGCATTCGCAGGGTCTCTCGTCGCGCGCTACGAAATTGCCAGCGATCCGGAAAGCGATAAGGAGCGCGCGCTCGGCAAGCCGTTGATGGAGATCTATAACCCGGTGCTCCAGCCCTGGTCCGGACAGGCAGTCGCCGTCCTTGAGTTCTACGAGACGGCAGAAGGATTGGGCGATAGTCTGGCGCATGCCAGGCTCCGGAGTTGGGGCGCCGTCACCGCTCTGACGGCGACCTTTTTCCTTGTTCTCTCCGTTCTGGTGTTCCGGGGTAGCCGCACGATCGAGGCGCAGCGCAAGGACCTCAAGGAACGGGTCACCGAACTGTCTGCGCTGCTGGCGGAAAACCGCGGGCTACAGCGTCGGCTGCAGCGCGCCTCGCAGCGGGCGGCAGCGCTGAACGAAACCTATTTGCGCAGCATCGGTGCAGATCTGCACGACGGTCCGGCCCAGCACATCGCCTATGCCTCATTGCGCCTGGACAGCGACGTGTTGATCAATGCCTCCACCCAGCCCGAAGCACGCGAAAAGGAGCTTGCCTGGATACGCTCGAGCCTTGCCGAAGCGATGACCGAGATCCGCAATATCTGCAGCGGACTGGTGCTTCCACACATCGAAAAATCCTCAATCACCGAGATCGTCACGCGGGTCGTCGAAGCGCATCAACACAAGAGCGAAAGCCATGTCGAAACTGTTATCGACGAGGATGGACCGGAACTTCCCCCCGCCGTAAAGATCTGTATCTATCGCTTCGTTCAGGAAGCCTTGAACAACGCTTATCGCCACGGCGGCGGCGTGCAGCAGGCTGTCAGGGCCGTCTCGCACAAGGGTCATGTCCGTGTCGAGGTCAGCGATCGCGGCGACGGCTTCGATCCGACCGAGGTGAGGCCAACGAGCCTTGGCCTCGTGGGGTTGCGGGAGCGCATCGACAGCCTGGGAGGATCTTTCGACATCAAGACAGGCGAAGGAGGAACGACCGTGACCATGATCTTCGAGCCAATGGAAGTGGGAGAGTAG
- a CDS encoding class I SAM-dependent methyltransferase encodes MTISADIDGGISAAPAVFPAPFEEDVADFYEAFLVPILFEPYASEMAIVAERLKPGSVLEVAAGTGALTRALRATLDHATELVATDLSQAMIDVGAPSLTMSRTHWMHADAQNLPFAPSMFDLVVCQFGVMFFADKLKAYGEAARVLRSGGRFLFATWDSLSANDFARYVDETLAGLFRSDPPDFLSRLPYSYFDPHTIKAHMSSAGFDSVSCDRIELTSVAAAHDVAAAFCQATPLRGEIEKRAPGRILEIVDEVAEQLESRHGVRPCGGMSALVVVGRVS; translated from the coding sequence GTGACGATTTCCGCAGATATCGACGGCGGCATCAGCGCCGCACCTGCCGTTTTTCCGGCGCCGTTCGAGGAAGACGTTGCCGACTTTTACGAGGCCTTTCTCGTGCCCATACTCTTCGAGCCTTATGCGTCGGAGATGGCGATCGTCGCCGAACGGTTGAAACCCGGCAGCGTTCTCGAGGTTGCTGCGGGGACCGGCGCCTTGACACGCGCTCTGCGGGCGACACTCGATCATGCAACAGAGCTCGTTGCCACCGATCTCAGTCAGGCGATGATCGACGTCGGGGCACCATCGCTGACGATGTCGCGGACTCACTGGATGCACGCCGACGCGCAAAATCTCCCCTTCGCGCCCTCGATGTTCGATCTCGTCGTCTGCCAGTTCGGGGTGATGTTCTTTGCGGATAAGCTCAAGGCCTATGGCGAGGCTGCAAGAGTGTTGCGGAGCGGCGGTCGTTTCCTGTTTGCGACCTGGGATTCGCTTTCTGCTAACGACTTCGCGAGATATGTGGACGAAACCCTGGCAGGCCTCTTTCGGTCCGACCCGCCGGACTTTCTAAGTCGCCTGCCATATTCCTATTTCGACCCTCATACGATCAAGGCGCATATGTCTTCGGCTGGATTTGATTCGGTTTCCTGCGATCGGATCGAGTTGACCTCCGTCGCGGCCGCGCACGACGTCGCTGCAGCCTTCTGTCAAGCCACTCCGCTCAGGGGAGAGATCGAAAAGCGGGCGCCGGGGCGCATTCTGGAGATCGTCGACGAAGTGGCCGAGCAACTGGAATCGCGCCACGGAGTGCGTCCGTGCGGCGGCATGAGTGCGTTGGTCGTCGTCGGCCGTGTTTCATAA
- a CDS encoding DUF1236 domain-containing protein has protein sequence MLSKLIVGAAAATLMSGAAFAQSSTVNGAAGGAVTGAIVGGPVGAAVGGVAGAVVGTAIDPPPQKVITYVREAPAPSARVVVKEKVVVGQPLPETVVVTPIPDDPTYAYAVVNDERVIVEPSSRKVIQVIK, from the coding sequence ATGCTCTCCAAGCTTATCGTCGGTGCGGCTGCCGCGACCCTCATGTCGGGCGCCGCATTTGCCCAGTCCTCGACCGTCAATGGTGCCGCCGGTGGCGCGGTTACCGGTGCGATCGTCGGCGGTCCAGTCGGCGCTGCTGTCGGCGGCGTTGCCGGCGCAGTCGTTGGTACGGCGATCGATCCGCCGCCCCAAAAGGTCATCACCTATGTCCGCGAGGCTCCGGCCCCGTCGGCGCGCGTGGTCGTCAAGGAGAAGGTTGTCGTCGGCCAGCCCCTGCCGGAGACGGTCGTCGTGACGCCTATTCCGGATGACCCGACCTATGCTTACGCGGTGGTCAATGATGAACGTGTCATCGTCGAGCCGTCGTCCCGCAAGGTGATCCAGGTTATCAAGTGA
- a CDS encoding DUF1236 domain-containing protein: MKTKTLAVLMTALSIGVSPVGIISAVAQDAPILPKKGAAQNDQSSGGATQQPDAGGASSGGAGVSSEQATQPSGSDGSSSGASSGTSTDGSSDQTTTQPGAKKQSGSSTETGSGAAGTDASGGSPDSSKSSKSGQSSTESQKPAGSQDTGTSTGSDETQKSGDAKSSSGSTETQSNSKTKAENNNPSVDSNTENTTKTETSNTTDVNISVEQQTEIRSVVKEVHVEPVREADFTVSVGTTIPKKIRLEPLPPRIVEIVPQYKAYRFFLLADGRIVIVDPSAFTIVYIISA; the protein is encoded by the coding sequence ATGAAGACCAAAACACTCGCCGTGCTGATGACGGCACTGTCGATCGGCGTTTCGCCGGTGGGCATCATTTCCGCCGTGGCGCAGGACGCGCCGATTCTTCCCAAGAAAGGTGCTGCTCAAAACGACCAATCCAGCGGCGGCGCGACCCAGCAACCGGATGCGGGCGGTGCCTCCTCGGGCGGCGCGGGAGTATCGAGCGAGCAAGCCACGCAGCCTTCCGGCTCCGACGGAAGCTCGTCGGGTGCGTCGAGCGGAACCTCCACGGATGGATCTTCCGATCAGACGACAACTCAGCCCGGAGCTAAGAAGCAGTCCGGAAGCTCGACCGAAACCGGCTCCGGTGCCGCAGGCACGGACGCCTCAGGCGGAAGCCCGGACAGTTCGAAGTCTTCCAAGTCGGGACAGTCCTCGACGGAAAGCCAGAAGCCTGCCGGCAGCCAGGACACTGGCACGTCGACCGGCTCCGATGAAACCCAGAAGTCCGGCGACGCGAAGTCTTCCAGCGGCTCGACCGAGACCCAGTCGAACAGCAAGACGAAGGCCGAGAACAACAACCCATCCGTCGACAGCAACACTGAGAACACCACGAAGACTGAGACGAGCAATACGACCGACGTGAACATCTCCGTCGAACAGCAGACGGAAATCCGCAGCGTCGTGAAGGAGGTTCATGTCGAGCCGGTTCGGGAGGCGGATTTCACGGTCTCGGTCGGCACCACCATCCCGAAGAAGATCAGGCTCGAGCCGCTGCCGCCGCGGATCGTGGAAATTGTACCGCAGTACAAGGCCTACCGTTTCTTCCTTCTCGCGGATGGCCGGATCGTCATCGTCGATCCTTCCGCATTCACGATCGTCTACATCATTTCGGCATAA
- a CDS encoding BA14K family protein gives MKAIASVAFGILSSVGACMAAASVASHVVADSEPHAFNDLAAPDLWTTAPVKVDPRQQRYERIPPLYSSYVTEASAVITARARPEPVRPTAERQTPQPEFSVEHLAWCADRYRSFDPATNSYRSYSGETRECMSPFQRIVAGADEGIGTKVNAQAAARCAARYKSYRAEDNTYQPWDGPRRSCDVSDLVAASN, from the coding sequence ATGAAAGCCATCGCATCCGTTGCCTTTGGGATCTTGAGCTCGGTCGGGGCTTGCATGGCTGCTGCATCTGTCGCGTCCCACGTCGTGGCGGATTCCGAGCCCCACGCTTTCAATGACCTTGCAGCGCCCGATCTCTGGACGACGGCGCCGGTGAAAGTCGATCCTCGGCAGCAGCGCTATGAGCGAATTCCGCCTCTCTATTCCAGCTATGTCACCGAGGCATCGGCCGTCATTACCGCAAGGGCCAGGCCGGAACCCGTTCGCCCGACGGCCGAACGTCAGACACCCCAGCCAGAATTTTCGGTCGAGCATCTTGCCTGGTGTGCGGACCGCTACCGCTCTTTCGACCCCGCGACGAACAGTTATCGTTCCTATAGCGGCGAGACCCGCGAGTGCATGTCGCCGTTCCAGCGGATCGTCGCGGGGGCTGATGAAGGCATCGGCACGAAAGTAAATGCACAGGCGGCAGCCCGGTGCGCCGCTCGCTACAAGTCGTATCGAGCGGAAGACAATACGTATCAACCATGGGACGGACCGCGGCGCAGTTGCGACGTGTCGGATCTCGTAGCGGCGAGCAACTGA
- a CDS encoding LysR family transcriptional regulator yields MPRESVNDLLAFLAVAREKNFTRAAAKLGVSQSALSHVVRQLETRLGIRLLTRTTRAVSLTDAGERLFQGVGPHFDEIEAQLETLTEFREKPAGNLRITASDHAIRWIIWPKLQRFLPNNPDIKVELIRENGLSDIVTERFDGGVRMGEQVAKDMISTRIGPDFPFAVVGAPSYFEGKGVPEHPQDLVRHNCINERLPTYGGFWAWEFEDNGKEIRIRVEGQLAFNNSYQSVEAALDGLGLAYVPEDVALPHIAEGRLRRVLEAFSPHWDGYHLYYPSRRQSSPAFVALVDALRHRA; encoded by the coding sequence ATGCCGCGCGAGAGCGTCAATGACCTGCTGGCTTTTCTGGCGGTCGCCCGAGAGAAGAATTTTACGCGAGCGGCTGCGAAGCTGGGCGTGTCTCAATCGGCGCTCAGCCACGTTGTCCGCCAGCTCGAGACACGGCTCGGAATCCGGCTGCTGACCCGTACCACGCGGGCCGTTTCGCTCACCGACGCCGGAGAGCGGTTGTTCCAAGGCGTGGGGCCTCATTTCGACGAGATCGAGGCGCAACTTGAAACCCTCACCGAATTCAGGGAAAAGCCGGCCGGGAACCTCCGCATCACGGCATCAGACCACGCAATAAGGTGGATCATCTGGCCGAAACTCCAGCGCTTCCTGCCGAACAACCCTGACATCAAAGTGGAGCTGATACGCGAAAACGGGCTGTCTGACATCGTGACCGAGCGCTTCGACGGCGGCGTCCGGATGGGGGAGCAGGTGGCGAAAGACATGATCTCGACACGCATCGGGCCTGATTTCCCTTTTGCCGTCGTCGGAGCACCCTCATATTTCGAGGGCAAGGGGGTTCCGGAGCATCCGCAGGACCTCGTCCGCCACAACTGTATCAACGAGCGCCTGCCCACATATGGCGGCTTCTGGGCATGGGAGTTCGAAGACAACGGGAAAGAGATCAGGATCAGGGTCGAGGGACAGCTTGCCTTCAATAACTCCTATCAGAGTGTGGAAGCGGCGCTGGACGGACTTGGCCTGGCATACGTACCGGAAGACGTCGCGCTACCTCATATCGCGGAAGGCCGTCTGAGACGCGTGCTGGAAGCCTTTTCGCCACACTGGGATGGCTACCATCTCTACTATCCCAGCAGAAGGCAGTCCTCTCCGGCTTTCGTGGCGCTCGTCGACGCCCTGCGCCATCGAGCCTGA